One region of Microcoleus sp. FACHB-68 genomic DNA includes:
- the metK gene encoding methionine adenosyltransferase: MTRRYLFTSESVTEGHPDKICDQISDTILDALLAQDPSSRVAAEVVVNTGLVLITGEVTTKAQVNFVDLARKKIADIGYTDADNGFSANSCAVIVALDEQSPDIAQGVNTAQETREESSDDALDAVGAGDQGIMFGFACNETPELMPLPICLAHRISRRLAAVRKTGDLPYLRPDGKTQVTVVYEDGRPVGIDTILISTQHTASIGEITDTAEVQAKIKEDLWAAVVEPVFADIDVKPDAETRFLVNPTGKFVIGGPQGDSGLTGRKIIVDTYGGYSRHGGGAFSGKDPTKVDRSAAYAARYVAKNIVAAGLAQKCEVQLSYAIGVARPVSMMIETFGTGNVDEDRLLEVVKQHFELRPAGIIKTFNLQRLPAERGGRFYQEVAAYGHLGRTDIDLPWEQTDKAQLLKDALTQPLSASVG, encoded by the coding sequence TTGACACGTCGCTACCTATTTACCTCCGAATCCGTTACCGAAGGGCATCCTGATAAAATCTGTGACCAAATCTCAGATACTATTTTAGACGCCCTGCTCGCTCAAGACCCCTCCAGCCGCGTTGCGGCAGAAGTTGTGGTCAACACCGGCTTAGTGCTGATCACCGGCGAAGTCACCACCAAAGCTCAGGTAAACTTCGTTGATCTAGCCCGGAAAAAAATTGCCGACATCGGCTATACAGATGCCGATAACGGCTTTTCTGCAAATAGCTGTGCAGTGATCGTTGCCCTTGATGAACAATCTCCTGACATCGCCCAAGGCGTCAACACCGCCCAAGAAACCCGCGAGGAATCCAGCGATGACGCTTTAGACGCAGTGGGTGCCGGCGATCAAGGGATCATGTTTGGCTTTGCCTGCAACGAAACCCCGGAACTGATGCCTTTGCCCATCTGTCTCGCCCACCGGATTTCCCGCCGGCTGGCAGCAGTCCGCAAAACCGGCGATCTGCCCTACCTGCGTCCCGATGGCAAAACGCAAGTCACCGTTGTTTACGAAGATGGACGCCCCGTCGGCATCGACACGATTCTGATTTCTACCCAGCACACGGCTTCAATTGGGGAAATTACGGATACGGCAGAGGTTCAGGCCAAGATCAAGGAAGATTTGTGGGCTGCAGTGGTTGAGCCGGTGTTTGCAGACATTGACGTGAAACCCGATGCAGAAACTCGCTTTCTTGTCAACCCCACCGGCAAATTTGTGATCGGCGGGCCTCAAGGAGATTCCGGTCTCACAGGTCGCAAAATTATTGTAGATACTTATGGTGGCTATTCCCGGCATGGCGGCGGCGCTTTTTCCGGCAAAGACCCCACAAAAGTAGACCGCAGCGCCGCTTATGCCGCTCGCTATGTCGCTAAAAATATCGTTGCCGCCGGCTTGGCACAAAAGTGTGAAGTTCAACTCAGTTATGCGATCGGCGTAGCGCGGCCCGTGAGCATGATGATTGAAACCTTTGGCACCGGCAACGTTGATGAAGACCGGCTGCTGGAAGTCGTGAAACAGCATTTTGAACTGCGTCCGGCTGGAATTATCAAAACCTTTAATTTACAACGCCTGCCGGCTGAACGCGGCGGTCGTTTTTACCAAGAAGTTGCTGCTTACGGTCATTTGGGACGCACTGATATCGACTTACCTTGGGAACAAACCGATAAAGCGCAGTTGCTCAAAGACGCACTGACTCAACCGCTTTCCGCTTCTGTGGGCTAG
- a CDS encoding DUF4278 domain-containing protein: MPWSFMITLGIALAVTYILKNSADEIAYLAASILLVSLVVSLVIAPWQIQVLLLVLALVSSNRLLQPSRQIIIEPEPDEKIKLSYRGVEYEPTVPVEKAKEGETIVKYRGQICKTDTEETALMVQQNQALELKYRGASIPGEKSP, encoded by the coding sequence ATGCCTTGGTCTTTCATGATTACACTGGGAATTGCTTTGGCAGTTACCTATATCTTGAAAAACTCTGCTGACGAAATTGCCTATCTCGCCGCATCAATTTTACTGGTGAGCTTAGTGGTGAGTTTGGTAATCGCACCTTGGCAGATTCAGGTGTTACTGCTCGTGCTTGCCTTAGTTAGCAGTAACCGACTTTTGCAGCCAAGCCGGCAGATCATCATTGAACCTGAACCCGATGAAAAAATAAAACTCAGTTATCGCGGAGTAGAATACGAACCAACCGTTCCCGTAGAAAAAGCGAAAGAAGGTGAAACTATCGTAAAATATCGGGGTCAAATTTGTAAAACCGACACCGAAGAAACGGCTCTAATGGTTCAACAAAATCAAGCTTTAGAACTCAAATATCGAGGGGCTAGTATACCAGGGGAAAAATCTCCTTAA
- a CDS encoding YkvA family protein: MHSLKQLVRKLKKETWAIYLVSKDSRVPWYARFLAAAVVAYAFSPIDLIPDFIPIIGFLDDLIIVPAGIWLVLKMIPPEVLAECREKAATEMAQEKPTNWIAAGIIVAIWVLLGVLTVIWLGGILKR; this comes from the coding sequence ATGCACTCACTCAAACAACTGGTAAGAAAGCTCAAAAAAGAAACCTGGGCGATTTATTTAGTGAGTAAAGATTCCAGAGTGCCTTGGTACGCCCGGTTCCTAGCTGCTGCCGTCGTTGCCTATGCCTTCAGCCCCATTGATTTAATTCCAGATTTTATTCCGATCATTGGATTTCTCGACGATTTGATCATTGTGCCGGCAGGAATTTGGCTGGTGCTGAAAATGATTCCCCCAGAAGTTTTAGCCGAATGCCGCGAGAAAGCAGCCACCGAAATGGCACAGGAAAAACCCACAAATTGGATAGCCGCCGGCATCATTGTAGCCATTTGGGTTTTACTGGGGGTTTTAACTGTTATTTGGTTAGGCGGCATTCTGAAACGTTAA
- a CDS encoding SIMPL domain-containing protein (The SIMPL domain is named for its presence in mouse protein SIMPL (signalling molecule that associates with mouse pelle-like kinase). Bacterial member BP26, from Brucella, was shown to assemble into a channel-like structure, while YggE from E. coli has been associated with resistance to oxidative stress.) produces the protein MNLSLQSGFKSTAWNRLKSLSLVLGLLSLTACQSVPAQMQTGHFAPLPRTLSVSGKGEVSIPATIAKVNLGVEVQGKTAAQVQPEVAKRSEAVVKLLKERKVEKLKTAGINLSPTYSFQNNEQRLNGYAGSNIVSFEIATDKVGTLLDDAIKAGATRIDGISFTATEEAIAAAQKLALGEATEDAKKQADAVFTTLSFKSQEIVGIQINAANTPMPPMPMPVGVPLAQEAKNSVTQVVGGEQQVQSFVTLQIRY, from the coding sequence ATGAATTTATCTCTACAGTCTGGCTTTAAATCCACTGCCTGGAATCGTTTGAAAAGTTTGTCGTTAGTGTTAGGTTTGCTCAGCTTAACAGCGTGCCAATCTGTGCCGGCTCAAATGCAAACTGGACATTTCGCCCCCCTACCGAGAACTCTTAGTGTGTCAGGGAAAGGAGAGGTTAGCATCCCTGCAACAATTGCGAAAGTAAATTTGGGGGTTGAGGTTCAGGGTAAAACCGCCGCACAGGTGCAACCGGAGGTAGCGAAACGCTCGGAAGCCGTGGTAAAACTGTTGAAGGAGCGGAAGGTGGAAAAATTGAAAACCGCCGGCATTAATCTCAGCCCAACTTATAGCTTTCAAAACAACGAGCAACGCTTGAATGGATATGCCGGCAGCAACATTGTCAGTTTTGAAATTGCTACAGATAAGGTAGGAACGCTGTTGGATGATGCGATTAAAGCTGGGGCAACGCGAATTGACGGCATTAGCTTTACTGCAACAGAAGAAGCGATTGCAGCTGCTCAAAAGCTAGCGCTGGGTGAAGCAACGGAAGATGCTAAAAAACAAGCCGATGCTGTTTTTACAACCTTAAGTTTTAAGTCACAGGAAATTGTCGGCATTCAAATTAATGCTGCAAATACGCCGATGCCACCGATGCCAATGCCGGTTGGTGTTCCGTTAGCGCAAGAGGCGAAAAATTCTGTCACTCAAGTGGTGGGGGGAGAGCAGCAAGTACAATCTTTTGTAACGCTGCAAATTCGTTATTAA